One region of Trinickia violacea genomic DNA includes:
- a CDS encoding IlvD/Edd family dehydratase, which translates to MTNKQRKLRSAQWFGNADKNGFMYRSWMKNQGIPDHAFDGRPIIGICNTWSELTPCNAHFRKLAEHVKRGVFEAGGFPVEFPVFSNGESNLRPTAMFTRNLASMDVEESIRGNPIDAVVLLVGCDKTTPALLMGAASCDVPAIVVSGGPMLNGKHQGRDIGSGTVVWQLSEQVKAGKITLHEFMSAEAGMSRSAGTCNTMGTASTMACMAEALGVTLPHNAAIPAVDSRRYVLAHLSGMRIVEMALDDVRLSKLLTREAFENAIRVNAAIGGSTNAAIHLKAIAGRIGVELQLDDWTTIGRGTPTLVDLQPSGRYLMEEFYYAGGLPAVLRRLGEAGLLPHPDALTANGHTLWENSQAAPIYNDEVIRPLEKPLVPDGGLCVLRGNLAPNGAVLKPSAATPSLLKHRGRAVVFENFDDYKKRIADPELEVDASSVLVMKNCGPKGYPGMAEVGNMGLPPKLLAQGVTDMVRVSDARMSGTAYGTVVLHVAPEARAGGPLAVVRNGDWIELDCEAGRLHIDIDDAEMTARLAEWKQAQARKPGETSGYAQLYVEHVLQADEGCDFDFLVGCRGADVPAHSH; encoded by the coding sequence ATGACCAACAAACAACGCAAGCTCCGCTCCGCCCAATGGTTCGGCAACGCCGATAAAAACGGCTTCATGTACCGCAGCTGGATGAAGAACCAGGGCATCCCCGATCACGCGTTCGACGGCCGGCCGATCATCGGCATCTGCAATACGTGGTCCGAGCTCACGCCGTGCAACGCGCACTTTCGCAAGCTCGCCGAGCACGTGAAGCGCGGGGTGTTCGAGGCGGGCGGCTTTCCCGTCGAATTCCCGGTGTTCTCGAACGGCGAATCGAACCTGCGGCCCACCGCGATGTTCACGCGCAACCTCGCGAGCATGGATGTCGAGGAGTCGATCCGCGGCAATCCGATCGATGCGGTCGTGCTGCTCGTCGGTTGCGACAAGACCACGCCGGCGCTCTTGATGGGCGCGGCCAGTTGCGACGTGCCCGCGATCGTGGTGTCGGGCGGGCCGATGCTCAACGGCAAGCATCAAGGGCGCGATATCGGTTCGGGCACGGTCGTGTGGCAACTGAGCGAGCAGGTGAAGGCGGGCAAGATCACGCTGCACGAGTTCATGTCGGCGGAGGCGGGCATGTCGCGCTCGGCGGGCACCTGCAACACGATGGGCACCGCCTCGACGATGGCCTGCATGGCCGAGGCGCTCGGCGTCACGCTGCCGCACAACGCGGCGATTCCGGCGGTCGATTCGCGCCGCTATGTGCTCGCGCATCTGTCGGGCATGCGTATCGTCGAGATGGCGCTCGACGATGTGCGGCTCTCCAAGCTCCTCACGCGCGAGGCGTTCGAGAACGCGATTCGCGTGAACGCGGCGATCGGCGGCTCGACCAACGCGGCGATTCACTTGAAGGCGATCGCGGGGCGCATCGGCGTCGAGCTGCAATTGGACGATTGGACGACGATCGGACGCGGCACGCCGACGCTCGTCGATTTGCAGCCCTCGGGGCGCTATCTGATGGAGGAGTTCTATTACGCGGGGGGCTTGCCTGCGGTGCTGCGGCGGTTGGGCGAAGCGGGGCTGCTGCCGCATCCGGATGCGCTGACTGCGAACGGCCATACGCTCTGGGAGAACAGCCAAGCCGCGCCGATCTACAACGACGAGGTGATTCGTCCGCTGGAGAAGCCGCTCGTGCCGGACGGCGGACTGTGCGTGCTACGAGGCAATCTTGCGCCGAACGGCGCGGTGCTCAAACCATCGGCGGCAACGCCGTCGCTCCTGAAGCATCGCGGCCGCGCGGTGGTGTTCGAGAACTTCGACGACTACAAAAAGCGCATCGCCGATCCCGAGCTCGAGGTCGATGCGAGTTCCGTGCTCGTCATGAAGAACTGCGGGCCGAAGGGTTATCCGGGCATGGCCGAGGTCGGCAACATGGGCCTGCCGCCGAAACTGCTCGCGCAAGGGGTGACCGACATGGTGCGCGTCTCCGATGCGCGCATGAGCGGCACGGCGTACGGCACGGTGGTGCTGCACGTCGCGCCCGAAGCGCGCGCGGGCGGCCCGCTCGCCGTCGTGCGCAATGGTGACTGGATCGAGCTCGATTGCGAAGCGGGGCGCTTGCATATCGATATCGATGACGCGGAAATGACTGCACGACTCGCCGAATGGAAGCAGGCACAAGCGCGCAAGCCCGGTGAAACGAGCGGCTATGCGCAGCTCTACGTCGAGCACGTGCTGCAAGCCGACGAGGGCTGCGACTTCGATTTCCTGGTGGGCTGCCGAGGCGCCGACGTGCCCGCGCATTCGCATTAG
- a CDS encoding sensor domain-containing diguanylate cyclase: MRPTVRVFERDDQKPRALFLIPVLTWLVLCVLWGTILLRLEIEKAAVLRDAHLAASTLADSLRTHTLKTIHDVDEIALLVKYGYESAHDASQPFNLHSYETHGLISSDTALQVTLVGPNGHVVMSTLSASGDVDLSDREHFRVHRFNPDVGLFISRPVIGRISKHWSVQATRRLNNANGSFDGVVVVSEDPAYLTDGFYNRTALGEHGMIAVLSRHGFMLSRRAEDAHSTAGQSLPAGYDVLLHEPDTTFVDPFDHVERIFAGSTIDQYGLLAVAGLSVDDVLDDYYRMRRVYVTMAIAISAMLVGFAVWIMTLIRKLLAGREALERLSRVDRLTGLLNRGRISDLVEQAVAAPDAVGHVAVIFVDLDNLKQLNDTRGHQAGDAVLAALADRLRAAVGEHGRIGRVGGDEFLVLVQTAEPNAGEVAASIVQQVTDALDEPVVLQEEPYRMTASCGVAVLESNETADDLVRKADAAMYEAKECNRVKASPVWRAHTRTGSGKAAFDVRA; this comes from the coding sequence ATGCGCCCGACCGTGCGAGTGTTTGAGCGGGACGATCAGAAGCCCCGGGCGCTGTTTCTGATCCCGGTGCTGACGTGGCTCGTCCTGTGCGTCTTGTGGGGGACGATTCTCTTGCGCCTCGAAATCGAAAAGGCCGCGGTGCTGCGCGACGCGCACCTCGCCGCGAGCACGCTCGCCGATTCGTTGCGCACGCACACACTGAAAACGATTCACGACGTCGACGAGATCGCGCTACTCGTGAAGTATGGCTACGAGAGCGCGCACGACGCATCGCAGCCGTTCAACCTGCATAGCTACGAGACGCATGGCCTCATCAGCTCGGATACCGCATTGCAGGTGACGCTCGTCGGCCCCAATGGGCATGTCGTGATGTCGACGCTCTCCGCGAGCGGCGACGTCGACCTGAGCGACCGCGAGCACTTTCGCGTGCACCGGTTCAATCCCGATGTCGGGCTCTTCATCAGCCGGCCGGTGATCGGGCGCATCTCGAAGCATTGGTCGGTGCAGGCGACGCGGCGCTTGAACAACGCGAACGGCAGCTTCGACGGCGTGGTCGTCGTCTCCGAAGACCCGGCCTACCTCACCGACGGTTTCTACAATCGCACCGCGCTCGGCGAGCACGGCATGATCGCGGTGCTGTCGCGTCATGGTTTCATGCTCTCGCGCCGCGCGGAAGATGCGCACAGCACGGCGGGACAATCGCTGCCTGCGGGTTACGACGTCCTGTTGCACGAACCCGATACGACGTTTGTCGATCCGTTCGATCACGTCGAGCGGATCTTCGCGGGCAGCACGATCGACCAGTATGGGCTCTTGGCCGTCGCGGGACTGTCGGTCGACGATGTGCTCGACGACTACTACCGGATGCGGCGCGTCTACGTGACGATGGCCATCGCCATCTCGGCGATGCTGGTCGGCTTTGCCGTCTGGATCATGACGCTGATCCGCAAGCTGCTGGCGGGCCGCGAAGCGCTGGAGCGGCTTTCGCGCGTGGACCGGCTCACCGGGCTTCTCAATCGCGGCCGGATCTCCGACTTGGTGGAGCAAGCAGTCGCCGCGCCCGACGCGGTGGGTCACGTGGCGGTGATCTTCGTCGACCTCGACAACTTGAAGCAACTCAACGACACGCGCGGGCATCAGGCCGGGGATGCCGTGCTCGCTGCGCTCGCGGACCGGCTGCGCGCCGCGGTTGGAGAGCACGGACGAATCGGGCGCGTCGGCGGCGATGAGTTCCTGGTGCTCGTGCAAACCGCCGAGCCGAATGCGGGCGAGGTTGCAGCGTCGATCGTTCAACAAGTGACGGACGCGTTGGACGAGCCTGTCGTCCTGCAAGAAGAGCCTTACCGGATGACGGCAAGCTGCGGTGTAGCCGTGCTCGAGTCCAACGAGACGGCCGACGATCTGGTCCGCAAGGCCGACGCCGCGATGTATGAGGCCAAGGAGTGCAATCGCGTCAAGGCGAGCCCGGTTTGGCGCGCGCATACACGCACCGGCAGCGGCAAAGCAGCATTTGACGTACGCGCCTAA
- a CDS encoding LysE family translocator: MIDSSAVATVFSVYAVGVVIPGPNFVAVVHKAVSGRRSDALALVAGIVTVNLFWATCAILGIGMAFAIFPWLAMSIKLAGAAYLIWFGLRLVASAGASHATTPQPLKAPGFRSAFLQGVATNIANPKSIAFYAAVFSSAAPAHVSTPTFFAMLATVGAIATCWYGAVALVLSHATVATAYRRAKAWIDRACGGVIIALGIRQAIR; this comes from the coding sequence GTGATCGATTCCTCCGCCGTTGCAACGGTCTTCTCTGTTTATGCAGTTGGTGTCGTCATACCCGGCCCGAACTTCGTCGCAGTCGTTCACAAAGCAGTTTCAGGCAGACGCTCTGATGCACTCGCGCTTGTCGCCGGAATCGTGACGGTCAATCTATTTTGGGCGACCTGTGCCATCTTGGGTATCGGGATGGCGTTCGCCATCTTCCCGTGGCTTGCCATGAGCATCAAGCTCGCCGGCGCGGCGTATTTGATCTGGTTTGGGCTGAGGCTAGTTGCATCGGCAGGGGCAAGTCATGCAACTACACCTCAGCCTCTGAAGGCGCCTGGATTCCGTTCCGCTTTCCTGCAGGGCGTCGCGACAAACATTGCGAACCCGAAGTCCATTGCTTTTTACGCAGCCGTGTTTTCCTCGGCGGCGCCCGCCCACGTGTCCACGCCAACGTTCTTTGCCATGCTCGCTACTGTTGGTGCAATTGCGACATGCTGGTACGGAGCAGTCGCGCTTGTTCTCTCTCATGCAACCGTTGCGACGGCGTATCGCCGCGCCAAGGCATGGATCGACCGAGCCTGTGGCGGCGTGATTATTGCGCTCGGAATCCGGCAGGCGATTCGATAG
- a CDS encoding ABC transporter permease, whose amino-acid sequence MKSLKAMLRHSLFWPVITLVLLILLDLAHRSNFLAISILEGHLFGAPIDILNRGAPLVIVSLGMTLVIATKGIDISVGAIVAIAGAAAATVLAADPSQVGTAVLAALGVGVLAGIWNGLLVAFVGMQPIIATLILMVAGRGVAQLLTGGQIIPIDAHGYLVLGDGYLAGVPCSVWIAIGATAVTALLMSRTALGLFIRSIGINPVATRLVGLRSNAIVFSVYVFSGLTAAIAGVIASSNVRSADGNNAGLLLELDAILAVTLGGTSLLGGRFSLAGTVVGALIIQTLTYTTYSIGVPPEATLVVKAVVVLLVSVIQSASARALFTRYLLRVIGFGATRPLTGSAK is encoded by the coding sequence ATGAAATCACTCAAGGCGATGCTCCGGCATTCGCTGTTCTGGCCTGTGATCACGCTCGTGTTGCTGATCCTGCTCGATCTCGCGCATCGTTCGAATTTCCTCGCGATTTCGATCCTCGAAGGGCATCTGTTCGGCGCACCCATCGATATCCTGAACCGTGGCGCGCCGCTCGTGATCGTCTCGCTCGGCATGACGCTCGTGATCGCGACCAAAGGCATCGATATTTCGGTCGGCGCGATCGTGGCGATTGCGGGCGCCGCCGCGGCTACCGTGCTCGCCGCCGATCCGTCGCAGGTCGGCACGGCCGTGCTCGCCGCGCTCGGCGTGGGGGTGCTCGCCGGTATTTGGAACGGGCTCCTGGTCGCGTTCGTCGGCATGCAGCCGATCATCGCGACGCTGATCCTGATGGTGGCCGGCCGCGGCGTCGCGCAGTTGCTCACGGGCGGCCAGATCATCCCGATCGACGCGCATGGCTATCTCGTGCTCGGCGACGGCTATCTCGCAGGCGTGCCCTGCTCCGTCTGGATCGCGATCGGCGCGACAGCCGTCACCGCATTGCTGATGAGCCGCACGGCCCTCGGGCTCTTTATCCGCTCGATCGGGATCAATCCGGTCGCGACGCGTCTCGTCGGCTTGCGCTCGAACGCGATCGTCTTCAGCGTCTACGTGTTCTCGGGGCTCACGGCGGCGATTGCCGGCGTGATCGCAAGCTCGAACGTGCGCAGCGCGGACGGCAACAACGCGGGCCTCTTGCTCGAGCTCGATGCGATCCTCGCGGTGACGCTCGGCGGCACCTCGCTGCTCGGCGGGCGCTTCAGCCTCGCGGGCACGGTGGTCGGCGCGCTCATCATCCAGACGCTCACTTATACGACCTACTCGATCGGCGTACCGCCGGAAGCGACGCTCGTCGTCAAAGCGGTGGTCGTGCTGCTCGTCAGCGTGATTCAATCGGCGAGCGCGCGCGCACTCTTCACTCGATATCTGTTGCGCGTCATCGGCTTTGGTGCCACGAGGCCGCTTACGGGGAGCGCAAAATGA
- a CDS encoding Gfo/Idh/MocA family protein: protein MNTKLSIAIVGVGKIARDQHLPAIAASHGFQLIACASRNAKVDGVRNYADIDALLAEEPSLDAVSLCATPQVRYEQARAALAAGKHVMLEKPPGASLNEVEVLRAMAVDAGRTLFATWHSRYAPAVETARHWLADRTIRSVEVRWKEDVRRWHPGQAWIWEPGGLGVFDPGINALSIVTRILPREIVLRSALLSVPSNVQTPIAAELEFADERGVPVYVDLDWRHGPVEQWEIDVLTDDGALQLSEGGKRLRIAGEPMNVGPEREYPGLYERFRWLIDHGAQDVDVRPFRHVADAFLLGRRREIEPFED from the coding sequence ATGAACACCAAACTCTCGATTGCGATTGTCGGCGTCGGCAAGATTGCGCGCGACCAACACTTGCCTGCCATTGCCGCCAGCCACGGCTTCCAGCTGATCGCTTGCGCGAGCCGCAACGCAAAAGTCGATGGCGTTCGCAACTATGCGGACATCGACGCCCTGCTGGCGGAAGAACCGTCGCTCGATGCCGTGTCGCTGTGCGCGACGCCACAAGTGCGCTATGAGCAGGCGCGCGCCGCGCTGGCAGCGGGCAAGCACGTGATGCTCGAAAAGCCGCCCGGCGCGAGTCTCAACGAAGTCGAAGTGCTGCGCGCGATGGCCGTCGACGCGGGACGCACGCTCTTCGCAACGTGGCATTCCCGCTACGCCCCCGCGGTGGAAACGGCGCGTCACTGGCTCGCCGATCGCACGATCCGCTCGGTCGAAGTCCGCTGGAAAGAAGACGTGCGCCGCTGGCATCCCGGTCAGGCGTGGATCTGGGAACCAGGCGGCCTTGGTGTCTTCGATCCCGGCATCAACGCGCTATCGATCGTGACGCGCATCCTGCCGCGCGAGATCGTGCTGCGCTCGGCGCTGCTGTCAGTGCCGTCCAATGTGCAAACGCCGATCGCAGCGGAACTCGAATTCGCCGATGAGCGCGGCGTGCCGGTCTACGTCGACCTCGATTGGCGCCATGGCCCGGTCGAACAGTGGGAAATCGACGTGCTGACCGACGACGGCGCGCTGCAACTCTCCGAGGGCGGCAAGCGCCTGCGGATCGCCGGTGAGCCGATGAATGTAGGACCGGAGCGCGAGTATCCAGGTCTCTACGAACGCTTCCGCTGGCTGATCGATCACGGCGCGCAAGACGTCGACGTGCGCCCGTTCCGGCATGTCGCCGATGCATTCCTTCTCGGGCGTCGGCGCGAAATCGAGCCATTCGAGGACTGA
- a CDS encoding NUDIX domain-containing protein, which yields MSLHVDNESYISRLRRKVGSDLILSPSVAAVIHDHEGKLLLQEKSSDEAWSQPAGGIELGESPQEAIIREVMEETGYAVRIHGILGVFGGRAFRYTYPSGDRVECVVTLFQCAIIGGSGVPTDAETKSIRYFGRHDMPELALPYPKDDLFRAF from the coding sequence GTGTCACTGCATGTTGATAACGAAAGCTACATCAGTCGGCTGAGGAGAAAGGTCGGTAGCGATCTGATATTGAGTCCCTCCGTTGCAGCTGTGATTCACGATCACGAAGGCAAGTTGCTCCTACAGGAAAAATCGTCAGATGAGGCATGGAGTCAGCCCGCGGGCGGAATTGAGCTAGGAGAAAGCCCGCAGGAAGCCATCATCCGGGAAGTCATGGAGGAGACGGGATACGCGGTCCGCATCCACGGCATTCTCGGCGTATTCGGCGGCCGGGCGTTCCGATACACGTATCCAAGCGGCGACCGCGTCGAGTGTGTCGTGACGCTGTTTCAGTGCGCGATTATCGGTGGTTCCGGAGTCCCCACGGACGCCGAAACCAAATCCATCCGGTATTTCGGAAGGCACGACATGCCGGAACTGGCACTACCGTATCCCAAAGACGATTTGTTTCGGGCATTCTAA
- a CDS encoding VOC family protein yields MALEVGDIEEALAFYGSIFDFQLRGKSKTMAFIDLGDQFIALQAGRKQPPDDGRHVGLVVDDKEAARAALNAAGVEPLDGPFLDFRDPWGNRIEIVGYDNIQFTKAPNVLRGMGLTQLTKNESAKKELAEKGMAES; encoded by the coding sequence GTGGCGCTAGAAGTTGGCGATATCGAGGAAGCGCTGGCATTCTACGGAAGCATTTTCGACTTTCAATTGCGCGGCAAGAGCAAGACAATGGCCTTCATCGATCTTGGCGACCAATTCATCGCGTTGCAGGCGGGACGCAAACAGCCCCCCGATGATGGCCGGCATGTCGGCCTCGTTGTCGATGACAAGGAGGCGGCGCGCGCCGCCCTCAATGCCGCGGGTGTCGAGCCGCTCGATGGTCCGTTTCTGGATTTCCGCGACCCTTGGGGCAATCGCATCGAGATCGTGGGCTATGACAATATCCAGTTCACCAAGGCTCCGAACGTTCTGCGCGGCATGGGCCTGACGCAATTGACCAAGAACGAAAGCGCGAAAAAGGAGCTCGCGGAAAAAGGAATGGCGGAGAGCTAG
- the yjfF gene encoding galactofuranose ABC transporter, permease protein YjfF, which yields MKNVVGRLVDPRTLPIVVTVALFTALFGFGSVMYTGFFSLQVLFGLLVDNAFLLIVAIGMTFVIVSGGIDLSVGAVVALTTIFCAVLAERFHWPVWAVLPPVLLFGALYGAAMGALIHFFRLQPFIVTLAGMFLARGACFLITTQSITINEPTFHALSAFSVHIGGGSLTSGALIAIATLAVAIYVAHFTRFGRNVYAVGGNERSALLMGLPVARTKIGVYALSGFCSALGGVVFTLYLLSGYGLQGQGMELDAIAATVIGGTLLTGGVGYVIGSVFGVGILGTIQTLITFDGTLSSWWTRIVIGALLCVFCLLQRVIERHAARRKSNGTGLGAEVKTHAEPRRPNPDAGDKVDFAAMAPRS from the coding sequence ATGAAAAATGTCGTGGGCCGCCTGGTCGATCCCCGCACGCTGCCGATCGTCGTCACCGTGGCGCTGTTCACCGCGCTCTTCGGTTTCGGCTCGGTGATGTACACCGGATTCTTCTCGTTGCAGGTGCTGTTCGGCCTTCTCGTCGACAACGCATTCCTGTTGATCGTCGCGATCGGCATGACGTTCGTGATCGTGTCGGGCGGGATCGATCTGTCGGTGGGCGCGGTCGTTGCGCTCACAACGATCTTCTGCGCGGTGCTCGCCGAGCGTTTTCATTGGCCGGTATGGGCCGTGCTTCCGCCTGTGCTGCTGTTCGGCGCGCTGTACGGCGCCGCGATGGGCGCGCTGATCCATTTCTTCCGGCTGCAGCCGTTCATCGTCACGCTCGCCGGCATGTTCCTCGCGCGCGGCGCGTGCTTCCTGATCACGACGCAATCGATCACGATCAACGAACCGACCTTTCATGCGCTCTCGGCGTTCAGCGTGCACATCGGCGGCGGCTCGCTGACTTCGGGCGCGCTGATCGCGATCGCGACGCTCGCGGTCGCGATCTACGTCGCCCACTTCACGCGCTTCGGGCGCAACGTGTATGCGGTCGGCGGCAACGAGCGCTCGGCGCTCTTGATGGGGCTGCCGGTCGCGCGCACGAAGATCGGCGTGTATGCGCTCAGCGGTTTCTGTTCGGCGCTCGGCGGCGTGGTGTTCACGCTTTACCTGTTGTCGGGCTACGGCCTCCAGGGGCAGGGCATGGAGCTCGACGCGATTGCGGCGACCGTGATCGGTGGCACGTTGCTCACAGGCGGCGTAGGCTATGTGATCGGGTCGGTGTTCGGCGTCGGGATTCTCGGCACGATACAAACACTGATCACCTTCGACGGCACCCTCAGCTCGTGGTGGACGCGCATCGTGATCGGCGCTTTGCTGTGCGTGTTCTGTCTGCTGCAGCGCGTGATCGAACGGCACGCGGCGCGCCGCAAGTCGAACGGCACAGGGCTCGGCGCCGAAGTGAAGACGCATGCCGAGCCGCGCCGGCCGAATCCCGACGCGGGCGACAAAGTCGATTTCGCCGCGATGGCCCCGCGAAGCTGA
- a CDS encoding sugar ABC transporter ATP-binding protein, translating to MTDAPILEAIGITKSFPGVNALKSVDFRLFPGEIHTLMGQNGAGKSTLINVLTGVHAHDAGEVRLGGEPVQFATPLEAEAAGIQTLYQEINLCPNLSVAENVFAGRQPKRRGMIDWKTIHSRTEAALAELNVSLDVTKSLDAYPIAVQQMVAIARAVSVDARVLILDEPTSSLDDSEVARLFDVLRKLKQSGYAILFVTHFLEQTYAISDRITVMRNGEREGEYVAKDLPVERLVSKMVGHERMSERLKHAATEAPVSKSEAPPFVEMRGVGRRGLMSPVDIDVQPGQILGLAGLLGSGRTETARLLFGAERADTGTVNVAGKPVKLGSPRDAVHQGIGYCPEDRKKEGIIAALSIRENIILALQARRGWWRVLGRAKERAIADDYIAKLGIKASDAEQPIGLLSGGNQQKVLLARWLATDPKMLILDEPTRGIDVGAKFEIMDRVLALCAKGLAILFISSEVSEVVRVSHRIAVLRDRRKVAEVAGNALSEDQVYRLIAGDAE from the coding sequence ATGACTGACGCGCCTATTCTCGAAGCCATCGGCATCACCAAATCGTTTCCGGGTGTCAACGCGCTGAAGAGCGTCGATTTTCGGCTCTTTCCCGGTGAAATCCACACCTTGATGGGTCAGAACGGCGCGGGCAAATCGACGCTGATCAACGTGCTGACCGGCGTGCACGCGCACGATGCGGGCGAGGTGCGATTAGGCGGCGAGCCCGTGCAATTCGCCACGCCGCTCGAAGCCGAAGCGGCCGGCATCCAGACGCTGTATCAAGAGATCAATCTGTGCCCCAACCTGTCGGTCGCCGAGAACGTGTTCGCCGGCCGCCAGCCGAAGCGGCGCGGAATGATCGACTGGAAGACGATCCACTCGCGCACTGAAGCCGCGCTCGCCGAGCTGAACGTCTCGCTCGATGTGACCAAATCGCTCGACGCGTATCCGATCGCCGTGCAGCAGATGGTGGCGATCGCGCGCGCGGTGTCCGTCGATGCGCGCGTGCTGATTCTCGACGAGCCGACGTCGAGCCTCGACGACAGCGAAGTCGCCCGCCTCTTCGACGTGCTGCGCAAACTCAAGCAATCGGGCTACGCGATTCTCTTCGTCACGCACTTTCTCGAGCAGACGTACGCGATCTCCGACCGCATCACGGTGATGCGCAACGGCGAGCGCGAAGGCGAATACGTGGCGAAGGATTTGCCGGTCGAACGGCTCGTCTCGAAGATGGTCGGCCACGAGCGGATGAGCGAGCGTCTCAAGCATGCCGCGACCGAAGCGCCCGTTTCCAAGAGCGAAGCGCCACCATTCGTCGAGATGCGCGGCGTCGGCCGGCGCGGACTGATGAGTCCCGTCGATATCGACGTGCAGCCTGGGCAGATTCTCGGCTTGGCCGGCTTGCTGGGCTCGGGACGCACGGAAACCGCACGCCTTTTGTTCGGCGCCGAGCGTGCCGATACGGGCACCGTGAACGTCGCGGGCAAGCCGGTGAAGCTCGGCTCGCCGCGCGACGCGGTGCATCAAGGCATCGGCTACTGCCCGGAAGACCGCAAGAAGGAAGGCATCATTGCGGCGCTCTCGATTCGCGAGAACATCATTCTTGCGCTGCAGGCGCGACGCGGCTGGTGGCGTGTGCTCGGCCGCGCGAAAGAACGCGCGATCGCCGACGACTACATCGCCAAGCTCGGCATCAAAGCGAGCGATGCGGAACAGCCGATCGGCCTGCTCTCCGGCGGCAATCAGCAAAAGGTCCTGCTCGCGCGTTGGCTCGCGACGGACCCGAAAATGCTGATCCTCGACGAGCCGACGCGCGGCATCGACGTCGGCGCGAAATTCGAAATCATGGACCGTGTGCTCGCGTTGTGCGCGAAAGGACTCGCGATTCTGTTCATCTCGTCGGAGGTGAGCGAGGTCGTGCGCGTGAGCCACCGGATCGCGGTGCTGCGCGATCGCCGCAAGGTGGCGGAAGTCGCGGGCAATGCGTTGTCGGAAGACCAGGTCTATCGGTTGATTGCGGGAGACGCTGAATGA
- a CDS encoding ABC transporter substrate-binding protein produces MKHIRRLALRALFGSALALVALGSYAQEKQITLGFAQVGAESAWRTANTVSVKQAAKDAGINLKFSDAQQKQENQIKAIRSYIAQKVDVIAFSPVVESGWEPVLTEAKNAHIPVILTDRSIDVKDPSLYVTMIGSDFLEEGRRAGRWLEEHYKNDPGPINIAELQGTVGSAPANDRHSGLMEIIKNDPKFKIIASQSGDFTLAGGKQVMEAFAKTYGKQINVVYAHNDDMALGAIQAMEEAGMKPGKDVNVVSFDATKGGFEAMIAGKINVDVECSPLLGPQLMTAVKDVVAGKQLPKRIVTNETVFPMSVAAQVLPQRKY; encoded by the coding sequence ATGAAACACATCAGACGCCTGGCGCTTCGCGCGCTCTTCGGGTCGGCGCTCGCGCTAGTGGCCCTCGGCAGCTACGCACAAGAGAAACAAATCACGCTCGGCTTCGCCCAGGTCGGCGCCGAAAGCGCATGGCGTACGGCCAATACGGTGTCGGTCAAGCAGGCCGCGAAAGACGCCGGCATCAACCTGAAGTTCTCCGACGCGCAGCAAAAGCAGGAAAACCAGATCAAGGCGATCCGCTCATATATCGCGCAGAAAGTCGACGTGATCGCATTTTCGCCGGTGGTCGAATCGGGCTGGGAGCCGGTGCTGACCGAAGCGAAGAACGCACACATCCCGGTGATTCTCACCGACCGCTCGATCGACGTGAAGGATCCATCGCTCTACGTCACGATGATCGGCTCCGACTTCCTCGAAGAAGGCCGCCGCGCCGGCCGATGGCTCGAAGAGCACTACAAGAACGACCCGGGCCCGATCAATATCGCCGAGCTGCAAGGCACGGTCGGCTCCGCCCCGGCCAACGACCGTCACTCGGGTCTGATGGAGATCATCAAGAACGATCCGAAGTTCAAGATCATCGCGTCGCAAAGCGGCGACTTCACGCTCGCCGGCGGCAAGCAGGTGATGGAAGCGTTTGCGAAGACCTACGGCAAGCAAATCAACGTCGTCTACGCGCACAACGACGACATGGCGCTCGGCGCGATCCAGGCCATGGAAGAAGCCGGCATGAAGCCGGGCAAGGACGTGAACGTCGTCTCGTTCGACGCGACCAAGGGCGGCTTCGAAGCGATGATCGCAGGCAAGATCAACGTGGACGTCGAATGCAGCCCGCTGCTCGGACCACAGTTGATGACGGCCGTGAAGGACGTCGTCGCGGGCAAGCAGTTGCCCAAGCGCATCGTGACCAACGAAACGGTGTTCCCGATGAGTGTCGCGGCGCAGGTCCTGCCGCAACGCAAGTATTGA